The following are encoded in a window of Phaseolus vulgaris cultivar G19833 chromosome 3, P. vulgaris v2.0, whole genome shotgun sequence genomic DNA:
- the LOC137839138 gene encoding uncharacterized protein: protein MEAVIPHTFVGPKVTFTGMEDPEAHLTAFHTQMMLVGGSDAVRCKLFMSTLTGMAMDWFMSLPDGHITSFAQLSQLFHEQYIANKAPPPVSYDLFDVKQYQGETLKEYINRFGAQVVKVGTTEEPMIVYAFRKGVCLGLFCESIIRNCP, encoded by the coding sequence ATGGAGGCGGTGATTCCTCATACGTTCGTGGGTCCTAAGGTGActttcacagggatggaggaccccgaagcacatctcactgcgttccacacgcagatgatgctggtaggcggctccgacgccgtaagatgcaagctcttcatgagcaccttgactgggatggccatggactggttcatgaGCCTTCCAGATGGCCACATCACATCGTTCGCCCAGCTCTCCCAACTGTTTCACGAACAATACATAGCAAACAAGGCTCCACCACCAGTATCATATGACTTgttcgatgtgaagcagtatcaaggcgagaccttgaaggaatatatcaatcgcttcggggcccaggtggtgaaggttggcaccacaGAAGAGCCCATGATCGTCTACGCATTTAGGAAGGGGGTGTGCCTTGGGCTTTTCTGTGAGTCCATCATCCGCAACTGCCCCTGA